A single genomic interval of uncultured Sphaerochaeta sp. harbors:
- a CDS encoding V-type ATPase subunit codes for MSSDRVSLYGFINAKLRAKIGLMRQSKVIENLLHASSLVEAVGVLRDSKYHAVAEAYDRTGDLQQMELVLLGMEISMYKEVAGYLEGSSADLINHLLGKIEIDNLKNTLRLWYSSIMRQRPIRHRSEYLFKDTILSPIDWTALINATSWEAVGTALKDSPYHATVTAFSEQDLQQSGLFSLETELDRMWYVHLMECVKTLKKADEEVATSMILLEIDLRNLMMLVRYGWYHHMDADAVKRLLLPWGKVVSSKESEAYLRQNSSERNPHAIINRYYPGLEEQQHPGSAQGDEASVLETLKIEGYLAERRKAIYQRMLSQDPFTIGLSLSYFFLFKEETSMVKAILNGKYYGYEEAYIRGVLV; via the coding sequence ATGAGCAGTGATCGTGTATCGTTGTATGGGTTCATCAATGCCAAACTTCGGGCTAAGATTGGTTTGATGCGGCAAAGCAAGGTTATTGAAAACCTTTTGCACGCTTCTTCCTTAGTAGAGGCTGTGGGGGTACTTCGTGACTCCAAATACCACGCGGTAGCTGAGGCATACGACCGAACCGGAGACCTTCAACAGATGGAACTGGTACTTCTTGGGATGGAGATTTCCATGTACAAGGAGGTTGCAGGGTATCTTGAGGGAAGTAGTGCTGATCTGATCAACCATCTTCTAGGGAAAATCGAGATAGACAACCTGAAGAACACACTCCGGCTCTGGTACAGCAGCATTATGAGGCAACGACCAATTCGCCATCGCAGTGAGTACCTCTTCAAGGACACCATTCTCTCTCCCATCGACTGGACCGCCTTGATCAATGCAACCAGCTGGGAAGCTGTCGGGACTGCATTAAAGGATAGCCCCTATCATGCCACAGTTACTGCATTCAGTGAGCAAGACCTACAGCAATCAGGATTGTTCTCCCTCGAGACAGAGCTGGACCGCATGTGGTATGTGCATCTGATGGAGTGTGTGAAGACGCTCAAGAAAGCAGATGAAGAAGTGGCTACTTCCATGATTCTCCTGGAAATTGATCTGCGCAATCTTATGATGTTGGTACGTTACGGATGGTACCACCATATGGACGCTGATGCAGTGAAGAGACTGCTGCTTCCTTGGGGAAAGGTTGTATCAAGCAAGGAGAGTGAGGCGTACTTGAGGCAGAATTCCTCAGAGCGTAATCCTCATGCAATCATCAACCGCTATTATCCAGGCCTTGAGGAGCAACAGCATCCCGGCAGTGCCCAAGGTGATGAGGCGAGCGTGCTTGAGACCTTGAAAATAGAAGGATATTTGGCTGAGCGGAGAAAAGCCATTTACCAACGTATGCTCTCCCAGGACCCCTTTACCATCGGACTCTCCTTGTCCTACTTCTTCCTCTTCAAGGAAGAGACAAGCATGGTGAAGGCTATTCTCAATGGGAAGTATTACGGATATGAAGAAGCGTATATCAGGGGGGTGTTGGTATGA
- a CDS encoding V-type ATPase 116kDa subunit family protein, whose translation MNLFTRPMKLLTAVVLEQTSDTVVKSLLALGVLDFVHINKLDSGQMEKLSFRQSSVSRSALQDMRHRVEALLRQGHIAVPTSDVLNVQNLEKPQLEAFSKTLDDLTASLLSLKEKQKESNQMVMGLEEMQRYIKEDKGEYLDLRVGQVTKGRSEDLKDKIAAFGGLLENVSDTDLWISLTLRRDVGQVDPLLEKFGWMESSDVQLQQQAVSMIKEQLKKEHQVALSDREKIEKEVDAMVASQQTQLFAIWANLRLNELSDQIRSYFAYTRNTTLFSGWVPSDQAEVVEQAISQASDGQCVIEWTEARQVPRREVPVAVSSPKMLAPFQRMVNNYSTPEYGTVNPTIFVMVAYLCMFGLMFADVGQGFVLMLVGLLGKYGYKKNPLKKDGMISRNLTDLLIYLGLSAMIFGALFGSYFGLELLPALWFNYEAVVAGHAGEGSLITDVYGILGLTIKFGIIIIYTGLVLNWINLFRKKSYLQLTLDKNGLLGGILFGIGLYMGFAFVESGYRSFPSDPWIAPVITILLVLLFLRGFLAYYISVKQGGERHDLGAVTMDVVMEWFVDILEIFTGYLSNTLSFMRVAGLGIAHAALMQSFKELSSLADGFGGVMIFILGNILVIVLEGLSSGIQSLRLNYYEFFSRYFTGKGVAYQPLGLKSVPSEQR comes from the coding sequence ATGAACTTGTTTACACGACCGATGAAACTGCTTACTGCAGTGGTGTTGGAGCAGACCAGTGATACGGTCGTCAAATCCCTGCTCGCTCTTGGTGTCTTGGATTTTGTCCACATCAACAAGCTTGATTCCGGGCAGATGGAAAAACTTTCATTCCGCCAGAGTTCTGTCAGCCGATCAGCCCTACAGGATATGCGACATCGGGTGGAAGCCTTGCTCAGGCAAGGACATATTGCAGTACCAACCAGTGATGTGCTGAATGTACAGAATCTGGAAAAACCTCAATTGGAAGCATTCAGCAAAACGCTGGATGACCTAACGGCAAGCCTACTCTCCTTGAAAGAGAAACAGAAAGAGAGTAACCAGATGGTGATGGGCTTGGAGGAGATGCAACGCTATATCAAGGAGGACAAGGGAGAATACCTTGACCTCAGGGTAGGGCAGGTCACAAAAGGCAGAAGTGAAGACCTCAAGGACAAGATTGCTGCCTTTGGTGGATTACTGGAAAATGTTTCTGATACCGACCTTTGGATCAGCCTGACTCTCCGTCGTGATGTTGGGCAGGTCGATCCACTCCTGGAAAAGTTCGGTTGGATGGAATCGAGTGATGTCCAACTGCAACAGCAAGCAGTCTCCATGATCAAGGAACAACTTAAGAAGGAACATCAGGTTGCCCTCTCTGATCGTGAAAAAATCGAGAAGGAAGTTGACGCAATGGTAGCGAGTCAGCAAACCCAGTTGTTTGCCATCTGGGCCAATCTTCGGCTGAATGAGCTCAGCGACCAGATTCGCTCATACTTCGCCTATACCCGCAATACAACACTTTTCTCCGGTTGGGTTCCTTCTGACCAGGCAGAGGTGGTTGAGCAGGCGATCAGCCAAGCAAGCGATGGACAGTGCGTCATTGAGTGGACTGAGGCTCGTCAGGTTCCCCGGCGCGAGGTACCGGTTGCTGTTTCCAGTCCCAAGATGCTTGCCCCATTCCAGAGGATGGTCAATAACTATAGTACCCCTGAATATGGAACGGTCAACCCTACCATCTTTGTCATGGTTGCCTATCTCTGTATGTTTGGCCTCATGTTTGCCGATGTAGGCCAGGGCTTTGTGCTTATGCTTGTTGGCTTGCTTGGGAAGTATGGCTATAAAAAGAACCCACTGAAGAAGGACGGTATGATCAGCCGAAACCTGACAGATCTTCTGATCTACCTGGGCCTGTCGGCCATGATCTTCGGGGCACTCTTCGGGAGCTATTTTGGCCTAGAACTGCTTCCTGCACTCTGGTTCAACTATGAGGCAGTGGTAGCAGGACATGCAGGAGAGGGTTCCTTGATCACTGATGTGTATGGAATTCTCGGACTTACCATCAAGTTCGGTATTATTATCATCTATACAGGCTTGGTCCTGAATTGGATAAATCTTTTCAGGAAAAAATCCTACTTGCAACTTACCTTGGATAAGAATGGGTTGCTGGGTGGAATCCTGTTTGGAATAGGCCTCTATATGGGATTTGCTTTCGTGGAGAGCGGATACAGGAGCTTCCCCTCCGATCCATGGATAGCCCCCGTCATTACCATTTTGCTTGTGCTTCTCTTCCTTCGAGGGTTTCTCGCGTACTACATCTCAGTCAAACAAGGTGGAGAGCGCCATGATCTTGGTGCTGTGACCATGGACGTCGTCATGGAGTGGTTTGTGGATATCCTGGAGATATTTACCGGCTATCTATCCAACACCCTCTCTTTCATGCGTGTGGCAGGTCTTGGTATTGCCCATGCGGCACTTATGCAGTCATTCAAGGAACTTTCTTCCTTGGCTGATGGTTTTGGTGGGGTAATGATATTCATCCTTGGGAACATCCTGGTGATCGTCCTGGAAGGATTGAGTTCAGGAATACAGTCTTTGAGGTTGAACTATTACGAGTTCTTCTCCCGATATTTTACCGGTAAGGGCGTTGCCTATCAGCCACTTGGGCTGAAGAGCGTTCCATCCGAGCAGAGATAG
- a CDS encoding ATP synthase subunit C, with amino-acid sequence MTNIAFRRKVSMTFVATALLLLASGFIFAPSAYAATTEAASRGDYNLALVCFSAALAFGFGAVAAGSAIGKVGSAAMGAISERPEIASQALIFIALAEGLVVFGFITSLMILGKV; translated from the coding sequence ATGACCAACATCGCATTCAGAAGAAAAGTATCGATGACCTTTGTGGCAACAGCACTCTTGTTGCTTGCCAGCGGCTTCATCTTCGCTCCCAGTGCCTATGCGGCAACCACAGAGGCAGCCAGTCGCGGAGACTATAACCTCGCCCTGGTCTGTTTTAGTGCTGCGTTGGCGTTTGGGTTTGGTGCTGTAGCTGCAGGTTCGGCTATTGGCAAGGTTGGTAGCGCTGCCATGGGTGCCATCAGTGAGCGTCCTGAGATCGCAAGCCAGGCTTTGATCTTCATTGCTCTTGCTGAAGGTCTGGTTGTCTTTGGGTTCATCACCAGTTTGATGATCCTCGGAAAGGTATAA
- a CDS encoding V-type ATP synthase subunit F, translated as MKYFVIGDEDTVLGFSLVGVFGMQATNAQQAKRAWDKAVDDSQNGIIIITDEVANMIRPIVDRFLFSESFPLVVEIPSPRSKEGGTDLRALVNKAIGVAL; from the coding sequence ATGAAATATTTTGTCATCGGTGACGAAGATACCGTACTCGGGTTCTCCCTGGTTGGTGTATTCGGCATGCAGGCGACAAATGCACAACAGGCCAAGCGTGCCTGGGACAAGGCGGTGGATGATTCGCAGAATGGCATCATCATCATCACTGATGAGGTTGCAAATATGATCAGGCCCATAGTGGACCGATTCCTATTCTCTGAATCTTTCCCGCTTGTTGTCGAGATCCCTTCCCCCCGATCAAAGGAGGGAGGCACAGATTTGCGTGCCCTCGTTAATAAAGCGATTGGGGTAGCATTGTAG